The Pseudorasbora parva isolate DD20220531a chromosome 21, ASM2467924v1, whole genome shotgun sequence sequence aagggtcAGCACAAGGGTTTCGACTCAGCCTtgaactttacttaagtatactaaataaaatgtacttttgaaCACCCTGAACTTAAACTTTTCCTCCACTACTGTCAGCTGATGGTGTTTTCCTCCTTGCCATTTTTAGttttggcttgcttagttgtGGTTTAAAAGACGATTAATATTTAGTAACGAGTTGGATAGTGACTTATGAGCTGAATAATGACTCTAGCTTTGCAACATTGACACTGTTATTGGACTGAACTGGGCTGAATAATGACGCTATTGTCGTCCCCAGAGCTGATAATAGCTGAATTGAACttgtttcataatagatgaacTTTGTAACACTGACACAGTTATGTGAAATGAATTGAAacaacactgaaaaaaatgagttGAATAATGACACTATCATCTtattctgtaaagctgcttaaCCATTGAAATTGAATGAGTGGATTTTACaatattaacattattttcctgtttatcaatttaaagctgctttgaaacatcCGTATTGTATAAAACACTATAAATAAACGTGACTTGACTAGTTTAATATTTACAGTTAGAGGTTTGCACAAATCACTAACCcaaagaatgagcaaagctGTTCACAAATGATCTTAAAAATAAGTGTTTAAATGTGTCTGAATGATGTATACATGAGGTAGGTCACATACTTATTTCACTTTCTTGTACAATTGGTCTTCGCATGATATTTTAAACTCATTTTCCCCCATCAATAGTACTAAAACAGACCTGCAAAACTTCCAGCTCGCGAGAAATGGATAAATTAATGTCTCTGTGAGGTCATGCCTCTTTTTGTAAATGACTGAACTTTTCCTGACCCTGGAGACCCGTGAAAAGCCCCCTCTTGATTATAAATAATAGCAATGGGCTGCTAATAGTTAATCCGATTGAGAGCTGGAAAAGTCTGATATGATTCAGCAGGAGGGCAAGAGGGCAGCAGACGTGTAAATGCTTTTAGAAACGTTCTCGTTGACCCTCGTGCTAATGAAAAAGTCATTTTCACTTCAGTGTTGGAGAGCAGTATCAGACATCTTTAACACTCCCCCTGTGAAGTTTAGCTGACGTTATGGTTGTGAATCAACCACTAACCCTAAGTTAATGTAACAGACGGGAACTATGACTcaaataatgcagctttttgtGCCAAAAAGCAAAGTCAAGTCACATTTATTCATATAGCACTTGCAGCAAAGATTGACAAAACAGATTCACAAGTGTAATTTAGCCACGTGCAGCTCTATAGAAGGCAATAGtgctattaaagggatagtcacccagaaatgaaaatgtgatgtttatctgtagcctggatgccagacGAACTCAGCCtcacccacaacatttttaggtcgggcagttcggtctggcctcgatccatagaggagtaattatccccaaacagaaactgttcggaccaatgaaatcatcagggcgggctttagacgatgacggacagatgataaacagtaacgtaatcatcgacgtcatcaaaggggcttggattatagtttatatatgcattcaccttcagtatttctctcaaaaatgatgatcatgttgggtaagtactccgtgtatcattaaataattcttttattttttttgcaacaccggcaaagattgtttattccagcgtgcgtgcagacagggttgccaagtttttacaataaaacccttcaactactagcccaaaacaatagcttctcggggggggtTCTCCgaggaaaaaatggtgtttgcgggataaaatgtgtgttattttggcaaggttgcctgctaaaattcacactcatgggtctatatatcacataatagtcgcttcaacccacggacacAGAAagcaacccgcggaaaaaaacgcagacttggcaacacaggttagttgagctctgttgacatttgacaactagcataatgcgtcgcttcgttgctctgactGGTTCTCGgcctgtccaattgaggtctttcctggttcggttgaaacacgccccttaatcacagcccaatggatatgaccacgtcaggctagtttatctgcttacccccagtgcatccaagatgtaggtgtctttgttttgtCAGTATAAcgcaaattaagatttttaacttcaactgttgcagtctgccagtcataatgcatgtgaataggtaacaactctatgagtttttttttgaaTGCTTAGACAACACGCACAAAACCCCTGGTGCTTGTGAAGACACATtaatgtcttaagacatgaacCGGTTTCTGTAAGAAACCCAACAGtaattatgttgttgtttttttaactcaaatccagacgaatctcatctagtgttcccatccgctattactaTTTAACTGGTAAGGTCAAAACCGccgtgatcatagatatatataggtccctcattagtgcctgtacGGATCTgccgaatgaggcatctacataatatatatctatgatcatgCTGGTTAACAGACGGAAGTAAtgacggatgggaacactagatgagattcgtctggatgtgaggtaaaaaaataacagaaaCCGTTCGgttgtcttaagacatcaatgtgtcgccacgagcacCAGgggttttgtgcatgttgtctaagcatgtttttttttactctcatagagttgttacccatttacatgcattatgactggtAGACTGGAACGtttgaagttaaaaatctttatttgtgttctactgaagaaacaaagacacctacatgttggatgcactgggggtaagcagataaacatcacattttcatttcttaaactatccctttaagctcagTTCAGTGTTGGTTTAATTCAGTTCAGTGTCTGTTAGGGTTCATTTCCAATAGTGGGAGTCAAATTCCGAATATTAATTGTAATGCATTGCAATAGCTCTGGCTTAAGTAACATGACTTTGCACAGGCATCACTTACATTTTGTGCAGAAAAAAGGGACTTCTCAGCTGAAAATGCTTCTTTTGTCCCCTTCCCTTATGCTAAATAACAAGCAGTTCAGTGTCTGAGGGAAAACACCCTGCAATTACACTGATTTACACTGTGTTCAGTTCAGGGGAGTGAATAAAAACAGGCCTCTTTCATTTGCTTGCTATAAATTCTGTATATACTCACAAATTTCGAGAAAAAATGGCTCTGGGAATAAAAAGTTTTGTTGTCGCCCCTAGATGTCAAACAATAGGCCGGACAGACGTTCTTTACAAGGTGATAGGAGGAAAAGTTCAGCTGCATCTCTCCCAAGGCCTGGACCTGCAGCGATAGGGTGGCTGAACATAAAGGTGTCAGCCCTGCGGCGGGACGCGTGTAAATCAGCAGCAGAGAAAAGCCGAGAAATGGCTGAGAGAGGCATCCGCCAGCATCTCACCGCCTTCTCTGTCTCCCTTGCCGTGTCACACAAGGACACGTCCCTTCCACATGACCCCTGTGCGCTGGGAGACGCGCCTCCTCCGGGGGGTAATGCGCTCGGGGGTCGTTGGAATAACCGGACCCCAGCCTAATGAGTTTTTCAAACGAGCTCGTACCACAATGATGATGACTGCACTGTAACATTTGTCCTTTGCAAGTATACTTAACAAAACATTATTACTCAAAAAAGCAGGGACAGCACAGTAAAGTATCATTAAATaatatgtaaatacattttaatttaattaaataagtaCTTGCATGACTTGTTGAAATATCGATAGAAATTTAAGAATCAAGTCTTTTTTCTAATGATTTAAGAGTTAACCTTGTGAAGACTGACATATGAATAATAgttagaaaagtgttttttttatttttatggaacAGTTTATTGAACCTttagacaaaatattttaataaattgtgtgtgtgtgtgtgtgtgtgggttctTTTGTTAAGAATCATATTTGATACATATGGCTCATATAGTATGAGGAGAATATGGAGCTCATATTTATGGAGGCCCAAActgtgcaacaaaaaaaaaaagcagttgCTGGtttttatttgaccaaaaaatacaataaaatactgATAGCTTGTAATGTAACTATAAGATCTTTATAAAAGTATAGCAGATACTTTTATAGCTTTATAAAAGTATAGCATTAGTTTTTATTGTGGAGGAGGAACATATCAAGGCACTGCAATACAACGATGCTTTAGAGATTAACAAACATGCCTCAAAAGCCTGATGTTTCATATTGATACACATATTTTAACATGATGCCAGTAAATGTTCATATATATTGCGAACAATACATAAAAGGtattctttttagaaaaatcaGTAAAGATTTCACAGCAAAAAGACGTGTACAATGAGCTGACGGTGGAcgtttttacattatataagAAGGCCCAAGTACAATTACAAACAGGGCATATTAAAGCATAGTTCAACATCCATCTACTTCCAGACAGAGAGCAGTCTGGACGTTTAATCTGATTGCCACTGATCATTTACGGTCATGAAGTTTGACTGTGTTCTATTCAAAACCATCCTCCTTATCTGCACCCACATTTGGTCTGTTTCAGGGCTCCGGGTACTTTGCATTACATAACGCTTTAGCTGTTTGAGATCTCAACAGGGTCATGTTTGCAGATTTAAAGCCTTTTCAGATAACATACTGATTCCCTTTTTTACATGAGAAAGGATCAGGGAATTGTCCAGGACGTTTAATCTTGAAATTTGCATTTGCATCCATGTGAATCAATACTTAAAACCTCTTGTAAACaactttgttttattaaataaaacccATATGATAAAGAGTAAGTTAAATAAGTTGCATACAGTACAAAAGCTATATAACACAACTACATTATAAATATACATCACAGACACTTTGTAAAATTACAGTGATCCATGAAAAAGTAGTGCCCTCGTTTTTTGCTTTCTTGTATAGACTTATATACACatctgttttatatatatatatatatataaacaaaatataaaatatccaaTACATCACAGATCTTCTAAAAACATATGTACAATGTTAGTTCAGGGCTCATTTCCAGACTAATTTCTGACGTAACTACTGAACTTGGTGGGGAGATTGTCCACTGGGTACACTGTTGGGCCCGTTTTCATTGTCGGGGGTCCGTTGGAAAGAATCCAGTTACATTGCTGCGTTAGCTCAACTAAAAAGATCTTGAGTAACACTTTGGCGAATTCTTTGCCCACACACATCCGGGAACCGCCGCCGAAGGGGATGTAGTTAAACCTAGAGCCGTCCTCCAAGCCTTTGCTCATGAATCTCTCCGGCTGGAACTCATCTTTGTTAGGAAACACCTCTGCGACGTCATGCGTGTCACAAATGCTGTAAATGACATTCCATCCTTTAGGAATCTGGTAACCCtgaagagaaaaataaaacaattcagtGTTAAATTATAATAGAGccttaaattataatattaaatgaACAGCCTTGAAGTTTAACTCACATTCAATTCAAAGGTTTTGAGCGCCACTCTGAAACCTCCAGGTACAGGAGGGTTGATTCTGAGGGTTTCTTTAATCACACATCCAGTGTACTTCAGTTGTTCCAAAAGCTCCATACTTAAGGTCTTTCCAGGTGAGTAGATGCCCAGCTCAACCTgcggattaaaaaaaaacaaaaaaacacattagcCCTCACATTGGTTTACGTAATGCAATCAGATTGAGAAGAACTCAATGCAAAACTTTTTGCATCATACCTTCTCCTGAATCTCCTCTCTAACTTTCTGCACCACCTCTGAATTCAGACCCAAGAACATCACCAGTGAGGTTGCAGTGCTGGCGGTGGTCTCGTGACCTCCAAACAGAAGCTCAGTAGCGGCTTCTTTCATTGCCTGAGGAGGAAAAAACTCTTTGTTAATGATATTTGAAGACTGGTTCCCACCTCACTTTTGGGCATGAAACAATATCAGATATGTCTAATAGGAAATAATCACCTGCAGACTGAAAGGCTCTTCACTTCTCCTGCTGTTCTCAATCAACAGCTGAAGAGCATCTTTGTGTTGTTGCTCATTTTCGTTGTCATCATCTTGAATTTTCTTCCTGATGTTCTCCTCGATTTTGGAGTGAATGAAATTGCGTGCTCTCAGACCCTGCCAAACAAAATTACAGATTATTATTACGTGAAATGTATTAAACGTACCAAAAGAGACATCTTCGAACGTCATCCTACAATAGCTTACCCTGTACAAGCCACTGAAGGGAACATCAATAGGCAAGGAGAATAAGTTTTTGATCATTTCCTCGAAAGCTTCCACCAGTTCCTGCTCGTCCGTCTTGATTTGCTCCGGCTCGAAACCAAGCAGGATTCTCATGGCTATACGGAACATGAGCCGCTTCATCTCCGGGTAAACCAGCACACACGCATCTCTTTGGAGCCAGTCTTGTATGGCACTCTTCACCTCCTCCTGGATCACTGGGATGTAGTGCtctagagcatctcttgagaaCGCTCTCATAATGGCCTAAACAGaacattaaaaaatgaaataaaattcaATGCAACGATTAAAGTTGAGCTTTAAGATTTACATTGAGAAAAAACTTGTGAAACCATTTGAGGTTCCTCAGAAAATCTGCAGATGATGcctcaaatattttttgtttttttttaaatcaaggaGCATCAAATATAGCAGCTTTAGTCCCTCAGAGAGCAGTATAGGAGAAAGTCCTTTTGTAAATGACTCCCAATGCAACTTAATATACAAAACGCAATACAAAAGTATTCATTAGCATCCTTAcctttttcttgtttttgtgtTGAGTGCCATGAACATTAGAGAGTGTATCAGAGCCCAGGATAGTTCTGACTGATGCTGGCCATTGAACGGAGACCAGCTTGTGTTCGCCCAGCAGAATCTGCCTCACGTTATCAGCTCCCATCACCCTGACAGTCGGGTTCCCAAAGAGGTGCGTTTTGTAGATGCATCCGTATTTCTGGCGTTTCATCCGGAGGAACTTCCTTCTCTGTGTAAAAGGACAATGTGTTATTTGCGCAAAGTTTCCAAACGCATGTTTTGTTTCACATGTATCCGAAATTAACACAGCAAAACATTCGCGAGCATCGCATTTACAAAGAAATACAATCAGATGAAATAGTGCAAATTGCAATAAAGACGCACGCGTACCTGGAGGATCAGCTGGAGCGTTTCTCCAATGAAGGGTAAGCCCATTGTACCTGGCGGCAGCGGACTACCGCAGCTCGGATCGACCCGTCGAATCAATAACATCTCCCACAACTTAACCGCGGCGAGAAAGAGCAGAACGGGAAGCACTATGGTGCAGAGAAAGGTGACTATGAGAATGTACAGCCCCATTCTTGAAACGCGCAACGAGAGAACTTCTGGATAGGAGACGCGTCTTTACGCGCAGACTGAGAGCGTTCTGGCTTGTGCGCCCTTATATATCCATTGCGCGCAGGTCTCCTCCTGTTACCTTCCTCAGATAAATTAGTTCACACAAAGTTCATCTTTAATTGTGGTGTCATCTCGCCCCGCCCACAGGGCAGAAGCTGCTCCAAACTCTGAACCATTTGTTATAGGCGCATTTTAATACCACCTCCTGTAGAAGGCAGACAATCCTGAGATTTCACTTTGAAAAGGTGTTAATTCCCCCGACACAAAAGGAAGCATCCGAGGCTCTTTTGTTGCCAATATTCCCGTCGTTTACACCCATTACTCTGGGCTTGTGTGCCATCAGAAATGCCGTAGAGGATTTAATTGAGGAGCTTAAACTGTGAAGCTctacttttacattttaaatcccTTAAATGTCCCTCTTTTTGTCCTTCTTTGGCGTGGGGGTCCTTTACACAGACCATTACACAGGTTAGACAGCTTACCTGAGCAgttaaattacaatattttatctcaatttaaaaatataaacatatttaaacatttaatttatcactaaaaaataaaattaaaaaaagtttaacgttaaaacattaagattatttataatagtgactttctAACTAACATGCTATGTTTCTATTAATATAGACACATTTTTTGTATCTTTGCTAATGGATCTGATTACTATATACATTGGAGTctaattttataaatatgtatttctgtctgtttatctaaCTAGACATCACTGTGTTTCAAATAAGCTATGACGTGTTGTCAGGACTGTGGATCTGATCTCATATTAGACTTTAACCTGGAACAGTGCCATAGATGCAATGCCCTGTTTTCAAGTGGAGCAGAGTGTGCAgtaatatcataaatatgatgATTGTCTCGCTGCGGGTTCAAACCCAGGTCAGCTTAAAAAGTGACGGAGCAGAGCAAGGTTACCAGTACATGAAGAGGAAACACCCACCGCAGTCTGAATTACTGTTTTTACGACAGCCATAACGTGGAAAAAACAAGCTGGGAAGGCAGTCAATTAAAGAGACAGGATGGCTCCAAATTTTTCCCTCTCTTCATTCTTTGATGTGCGTCTGCCCTGCATTTCACCTTTCATCCTGTGTGATGGGATGGGCAAAACTCACGCATGACATATCTATGTTTGCGGGTATTTTAGGTATGTGTCTATGTAAGCAACTCGTGCATATGTTAACCCATTACACGACCGTTGCCATATTTATTCTTCGACATGACCCGACCGTGCCAAATGCCCAAAGCGAACCTTCAAACTTGGCCTTATTTGTGAATTTGTGCAATTATGACTCCTGTTTTCCCTCGTAAGAGTCGTGGCGGTGTGTGAAATGCTTTGACGAACCCAATAAACTCTTTCAACCAGAGCCAAGAGCAATGCAACCTGAAGTTCAAGGATAGTTCACTAAAGAAAGCTTGTATAAATTCTTTCTATAGCTTCTTTCAATTATATTCTACATGTAAACTGTGGTGTTATTCTACTCTGTAGTGCTGAACTTTATCTCATTTAATCCACCAGCAACATTTGTGACCAAACTTTACAGTTGAGTTTGaagaatttaattttttttctttatattcaACTATAAATGAAAATGGATTTTGAAGATGAGCTATATATAGAAccataaaagtgtgtgtgtgtgtgtgtgtgtgtgtgtgtgtgtgtgtgtgtgtgtgtgtgtgtgtgtgtgtgtgtgtgtgtgtgtgtgtgtgtgtgtgtgtgtgtgtgtgtgtgtgtgtgtgtgtgtgtgtgtgtgtgtgtgtgtgtgtgtggcctggtaatccctacattatggggacaaaatgtccccacaaagatggcaacatccaaaatccttgtccttgtggggacatttttaggtccccatgaggaaaacatcttataaatcacacagaaggagtttttttgagaaagtaaaaatgcagaatgtttcctgtgatgggtaggtttagtggcaggggcagtgtagggggatagaatgtccagtttgtacagtatgaaatccattacgcctatggaaagtccccataaaacatggaaacacgacgtgtgtgtgtgtgtgtgtgtgtgtgtgtgtgtgtgtgtgtgtgtgtgtgtgtgtgtgtgtgtgtgtgtgtgtgtggtcctgaTTGACCTTATGTTTTGGGGATGATataagtgatgtttttttttaaatgtaaaaatgcagatagttttctgtgataggtaggtttaggggatagaatatacagtttgtacattacaaaaatcatcataactatggaatgtccccataagagatgatgtgtgtgtgttcatgtttgttcccagtggggacttcaacctgaatgcataCACTCATGGGGACTCATGTCACCGTGGgcacctaaattgaggtccccttGAGGAAACAAACTTTTAGTTTATACAATTATAAACTAAAAGTCCTGACAACAAAGTTTAAATTCCAACGAACTGAGCTGAATAACGTCCCAAATGTAGGCTATGCATTGATTTTAGTTACTTTCATTTTTCATGAAGCTAAATCAAACAGTAAAAGTTTTCATTAAAAAGACCCCAGCTTAAAAAAGACGCTTTCCACCACCCTCTGTTTATTTCTCATTTCGATGCTTATTCGGCGATCTTGAGAGTTATGAGTCATCGCTATCAAAACGTGTCTCGCATGATCTGTAATCTCCAACGCTGAGTTTGTGTTGATCTCAGTGCTCGTTCCCGGGCGCTGGTGACCCGCTGGTGACCCTGCAGCGCGGACCCTGACATCTCTGTGAACTCTGGGCGCAAAGCTCGCCAAGTTCACTGTCCATCAAATAATGAGATACGCAGCCTGAGCAGCAGTAATTATCCACACTGCCATCTATTCTGCGCTGTCCATCACAAAAATCAAATCAAGAGCATCATTAAAGCCACTTACAGTAATGTTCTAATTGGGTCAGATTGGGAGATAAACAGCCTttcactggtgtgtgtgtgtgtgtgtgtgtgtgtgagagagagagagagagagagagagagagagagagagagagagagagagagagagagagagagagagagagagagagagagagagagagagagagagttttaaTTGGAGATTTGGATGTTGATCGTCGCCTTTATCACAGTTTCACCCCCATCCATAACAGAGGTCCGCCGCCTATAGCCCATTTAGCTATAAAcaggtttttttgtgtgtgtttttttaaaggtgGTGTAAAGTGGTCTGCCAATTATAATGGCTTTAAGTCGGGGAAGACTCTTGCAAATTAATTTCTAACAGCAATTTTCGGTGCGTCACGTgcgcattaaaaaaaatcgtaTTTTGTTAAACGTCGCCAACCGtatgaaatgcattttaaacaaaacactTTTGTGACAAACATGCGATATGTCTATAGCTACTAAAAGAGTCAAATAAAGAATTGTCTGACTTTAGTTCGACACATTTCAGAACATATAAGCGTATTGTTATTGTTTCCTGAAACAATGAAACTTTTGTGCTGactaaaaatgtatgaaaatgtTGGCAAAAAGTAGaaccccatatatatatatatgtgcgtCCGATTCCCCCACATCGCACCACGATGAAAATTAATCGTTTTCGATAACCACGTATGGAAATGACTTTATACAGCCTACCACATGAGCATATACAATTATTGTGTCAGCTAGTTCAAAATGATACTCGAATGATACAACGCGCATTTCTTAGGACGACGTACCCAGACTGCTGGAGCTACTGGTTGTTGTTTACTCGCATAAAATGACTCGCATTAGTGACACGTGGCACAGCTATAGGTAGTGAATTTGTCTTTGATTTATGAGTTTACATGACATATAGACCCGCGAACGCAGTTTGAACCGTGAGCACCACAGGAGGGGGTCACGAGAGCACAGCCAAACAGTTCACTAAAGGGTCAGACTGAAGACTTTAAGCTATAACCTCGAGCCTCTGGAGCCTCATTCTgtcttttatttgcatttaaaaaatactgcTGCTATTAAAGGCCCCTTCCTcgccaaacaaaacaaaacgatTAGATGGTAGAATATATAAAACGTTCTTAACTGTGTCACTAATGGCTTATATGGTGATTCCTGTTCTGCAGTGGCTTTTGAAGGCTCTTGCTTttgtacaaaaaataaataaataaaaagattatcACTGCGTTGTATTTTAAAGAATGGTTTCTTTAAAGAGTAGGATATAGCATTATTAAAATATGCTTCTGGCAAGATTATGCACTTACATTGTAATTACCTTAATTACTTACCGAATGGGATGAGCTGAAGTTAGCCATTGCTTAGCGAGGTCTCACCTTGAagttcattttgatattttttttaattaggttTCAgcattaattaattctataatgATGTTGTAGGCTAATTCTGtacttttacatattttttgttagcactttattttagagCCCTGTTTTGCATAAACATATGTACATAATGCCACTATTTGGGTAATAACTAGTAATCCTGAACCTACCGCTAAACCTTAACCCATATAGTTACGTTAAACTACTCTTTTGTGGGTAAGCAGTTTTTTTGTGGATTTGTGGGTAAAATTGAAAGTGCACATACtcttaaataaaatgcaacccatattttattaatctttgtttgTACAGTTACCTGTATTTTCAGTGTTCTGAAGTTGAGTCCCATTAtctcttagcctgacaagcaagacccacatcaagatgtttggtctggaaactcaccattgacagggctcaatccgaggggcgggataaacggttgtctttcaaactccctctgcacgcgataggatagcgctacaaccaaccagagcaacgaaggtaatgcggagctcattgatagattaaacattcgccgttcACACATCTTCCcgtcttaagaatgacttcagtgccattctttgttcttttctcagagaaaagcttaactccaagtcttccagagtcgcggtcagagctgatttgaaagaccgccgttcgccagcttctgtagTAGCATGCAAGTgaaactcggccgtcattatgttaagccccgcccaccaactctatacttgatgtgattggcctgaccagagtttggtttttacagctcagatgtgtattgagagttgctagacgatactcgcggcagattagatttgctgccgctagggtgtgtctagatttctaggctaattatGTCAGGATCTGGGCTGCTTCTCTGGTCTCTCCCCTTCTCatttcacaacacacacacacacacacacacacacacacacacacacacacacacacacacacacac is a genomic window containing:
- the cyp26a1 gene encoding cytochrome P450 26A1; protein product: MGLYILIVTFLCTIVLPVLLFLAAVKLWEMLLIRRVDPSCGSPLPPGTMGLPFIGETLQLILQRRKFLRMKRQKYGCIYKTHLFGNPTVRVMGADNVRQILLGEHKLVSVQWPASVRTILGSDTLSNVHGTQHKNKKKAIMRAFSRDALEHYIPVIQEEVKSAIQDWLQRDACVLVYPEMKRLMFRIAMRILLGFEPEQIKTDEQELVEAFEEMIKNLFSLPIDVPFSGLYRGLRARNFIHSKIEENIRKKIQDDDNENEQQHKDALQLLIENSRRSEEPFSLQAMKEAATELLFGGHETTASTATSLVMFLGLNSEVVQKVREEIQEKVELGIYSPGKTLSMELLEQLKYTGCVIKETLRINPPVPGGFRVALKTFELNGYQIPKGWNVIYSICDTHDVAEVFPNKDEFQPERFMSKGLEDGSRFNYIPFGGGSRMCVGKEFAKVLLKIFLVELTQQCNWILSNGPPTMKTGPTVYPVDNLPTKFSSYVRN